One segment of Nostoc piscinale CENA21 DNA contains the following:
- a CDS encoding response regulator, which yields MITSPIPLLLVVEDSNEDFEALQRLLERSPIQVPIQRCVNGEQALAFLHRTGNYSDIGFFPGLIVLDLNLPGTDGREVLRQIKQDDNLKTVPVVVFTTSNNPKDIEDCYRYGVNSYIIKPINFEQLKRDVQTLIQYWFEVTTLPEHLGY from the coding sequence ATGATAACTTCGCCCATCCCCCTGCTGTTAGTTGTGGAAGACAGCAACGAAGACTTTGAAGCCCTCCAAAGATTATTGGAGCGATCGCCCATTCAAGTGCCGATTCAGCGATGCGTCAATGGAGAGCAAGCCTTGGCTTTTCTGCATCGCACTGGTAACTATAGCGACATTGGCTTTTTTCCGGGCTTGATTGTCTTGGATTTAAATCTGCCGGGAACCGATGGCCGAGAAGTATTGCGCCAGATTAAGCAGGATGATAATCTAAAAACCGTTCCGGTTGTGGTGTTTACCACCTCTAATAATCCCAAAGATATCGAAGATTGTTACCGATACGGAGTCAACAGCTACATCATTAAACCAATTAATTTTGAGCAGCTAAAACGAGATGTGCAAACGCTGATCCAATACTGGTTTGAGGTGACAACACTTCCTGAACACCTGGGGTATTAG
- a CDS encoding ATP-binding protein, with translation MADEKIDLTNCDREPIHIPGLIQPHGVLLVLQDAHLEIIQVSDNTEKIIGHPPEALLGKHLSVLLDAQQIQKIQQCLTADFETINPLDLSIKHLNKSRYFDGIVHHSDTVILLELEPKQVNQKTEFVDFYHQVKGTITRMQKAATLREMCQVVVQEIRRITGFERVMVYQFDAEGAGCVIAEDTNLEIPYLDLHYPSSDIPKQARHLYTLNWLRLIPDVNYQPASLIPNNNPLTNQPLDLSLSVLRSVSPIHLEYLHNMNVTASMSISLLQNQQLWGLIACHHSSPKYIPYNIRTICEFIGQVMSVELANKKASEDIGYKMQLKLLQTQFVEALSQSKYFLNGMVQLKSQLLNLVDATGAVICSGNQCIPVGEVPSEAEVNALLNWMKLQLHHGLFATRSLSQDYPPGESFRAIASGVLALEISRVQHNYLIWFRPEVIQTVNWGGNPHKPVEVLSDGSLRMSPRKSFDLWQETVRGCALPWKSSEIAVVTELRSLIVGIVLRQADELALMNFELQRSNEELDSFAYIASHDLKEPLRGIHNYANFLMEDYAETLKDDGVAKLQTLVRLTQRMEDLINSLLHFSRLGRAEIMRQTVNLNELVQQVINTLSITRPQSEIEFRLSQTLPSIECDRAQVNELFTNLISNAMKYNDKAQKWVEIGCIPQQDTSRQPIFYVRDNGIGILEKHLDKIFQIFRRLHGRDEFGGGTGAGLTIARKIVERHGGRIWVESTPNQGSTFYFTLAAEEIT, from the coding sequence ATGGCTGATGAGAAAATAGATTTAACAAATTGCGATCGCGAGCCGATTCACATTCCAGGTTTAATTCAGCCTCACGGAGTTTTGCTGGTTTTGCAAGATGCTCACCTCGAAATTATCCAAGTTAGTGATAACACTGAAAAAATCATTGGTCATCCACCAGAGGCACTTTTAGGCAAACATTTATCAGTCTTACTTGATGCCCAGCAAATTCAGAAAATTCAGCAATGCCTCACCGCAGATTTTGAGACAATTAATCCTCTGGATTTATCAATTAAGCATTTAAATAAATCGCGGTATTTTGATGGCATTGTCCACCACTCAGATACAGTGATTCTTTTGGAACTAGAGCCGAAACAAGTTAACCAAAAAACTGAATTTGTTGATTTTTATCATCAGGTAAAAGGCACAATTACTCGGATGCAAAAAGCAGCCACACTGCGAGAAATGTGCCAAGTTGTTGTCCAAGAAATCAGACGGATTACTGGCTTTGAGCGCGTGATGGTTTATCAATTTGATGCTGAAGGTGCAGGCTGTGTGATTGCCGAAGATACGAATCTGGAAATTCCTTATCTAGATTTACACTACCCGTCTTCAGATATTCCCAAGCAAGCGCGACATCTTTACACTCTCAATTGGCTACGGCTGATTCCTGATGTCAACTACCAACCTGCATCGTTAATTCCTAATAACAATCCTCTGACAAATCAACCACTCGATTTAAGTTTGTCAGTGTTGCGGAGTGTGTCTCCAATTCATTTGGAATACTTACATAATATGAATGTGACTGCTTCGATGTCTATTTCGCTGTTGCAAAATCAACAGCTTTGGGGATTAATTGCCTGTCATCATTCATCACCTAAATATATTCCTTATAACATCCGTACCATTTGCGAATTTATTGGTCAGGTGATGTCTGTCGAACTGGCGAATAAAAAAGCTAGTGAAGACATTGGCTACAAAATGCAGTTGAAGTTGTTACAAACTCAATTTGTCGAGGCTTTGTCCCAGTCTAAGTATTTTCTGAATGGGATGGTGCAGTTAAAATCTCAATTACTGAATCTGGTAGACGCTACAGGCGCAGTAATTTGCAGTGGTAATCAATGTATCCCTGTGGGGGAAGTGCCATCGGAAGCAGAGGTAAATGCTTTATTGAATTGGATGAAACTACAGCTGCATCATGGTTTATTTGCCACCCGATCCCTCTCTCAAGATTATCCCCCAGGAGAGTCGTTTCGTGCGATCGCTAGTGGTGTGTTAGCTTTAGAAATTTCACGGGTGCAGCACAATTACCTGATTTGGTTTCGCCCAGAGGTCATTCAAACTGTCAATTGGGGAGGCAACCCCCACAAACCTGTGGAAGTATTATCTGATGGCAGTTTGCGAATGTCGCCGCGCAAATCTTTCGATTTATGGCAAGAAACGGTGCGGGGTTGTGCCTTACCTTGGAAATCCAGTGAAATTGCCGTCGTTACCGAACTGCGAAGTTTAATTGTGGGTATTGTCTTACGACAAGCCGATGAACTCGCCTTGATGAATTTTGAATTACAACGCAGCAATGAAGAACTTGATTCTTTTGCTTACATTGCTTCTCACGATTTGAAGGAACCCCTGCGCGGAATTCACAACTACGCTAACTTTTTGATGGAAGATTATGCCGAGACGCTGAAGGATGATGGGGTGGCGAAACTGCAAACCCTGGTGCGTTTAACCCAGCGTATGGAAGATTTAATTAATTCCCTGCTGCATTTCTCCCGTTTGGGACGCGCAGAAATTATGCGGCAAACAGTCAACCTGAATGAGTTAGTCCAGCAGGTAATCAATACCCTCAGCATTACTCGGCCGCAAAGTGAAATAGAATTTCGGCTTTCCCAAACACTGCCCAGTATAGAATGCGATCGCGCCCAGGTAAATGAATTATTCACAAATTTAATCAGCAACGCCATGAAGTACAACGATAAAGCCCAAAAATGGGTGGAAATTGGCTGTATTCCCCAACAAGACACCTCCCGACAGCCAATTTTCTATGTGCGTGATAATGGCATTGGCATTTTAGAAAAGCACCTCGACAAAATCTTTCAAATCTTTCGCCGCTTACATGGACGAGATGAGTTTGGCGGTGGAACTGGTGCAGGCTTAACCATCGCTCGCAAAATCGTGGAACGCCACGGTGGTAGAATTTGGGTAGAATCTACACCCAATCAAGGTAGTACATTTTACTTTACATTAGCAGCAGAGGAAATCACTTAA